The genomic region caaaaaaattaCTGCATGTGGCATTTACCCATTGGTTAATGGGCCCAAATTAAGGAGAAAAAACCAAATGTAGctaaaaaggagaaaaaagaataaaaaaatgtcaaaaaagCGCGCTTCGTAGTAGGCACAGTGAGTTGGGGCTTGAATGTGCGTGCTGAGacggagagagagagagagagagagagagagaNATGTCAAAAAAGCGCGCTTCGTAGTAGGCACAGTGAGTTGGGGCTTGAATGTGCGTgctgagagagagagagagagagagagagagagagagacagagaagaGACTCAAATGGAAAGAACCACAGAAACGACGCCGTCTTTCTCAATGCAGGACCCCGGAACGACAGAGCGTGGCGCCGGTGGTAAACTAAGGAGACAACCGCCTCGTCGACCACCGGCAACACCCTACACCCGCCAGCAGCAGAACCAGTTCCTCCGTAGCCGCCTGCTCTCCAAACTTGTCGATCCCGCTTGCCGTCTCATAACCAGCGGCGCCACTAGAATCTTCCCCTCTCTCTTCTCCAAACCACTGACCAATGATTCCCTCCCGCCGCCAGAACCTCAAACTGACggttagttaaaattttttgaaagaagcctctttcttaaaacttttctCTTCTCCGTGATTTATTAGGGTTTTTAGGGATTGAAATTGAGTAACTTTGTAGGTGAAAAAGAATGGAGcgttttaaatgatttttttttctgctgCGTTGTTAATTTGTAAATGTTTAACTAATGTTGATTAGTTgttgaagaaatttttttttctgttggaAACAGTTAACTTGGACGGAGATATACAAGAACGTTGTAACGGCGAAGATCGAACTTGTTCTTCAATTGTAAGGACTTTTGTTCACAAAATGCTTGTATTCATGTCATCACTTTAAATCTCCTTAAATCATGTTGTAGATTAACCGAACAATTGTTAATTTAAGCTTTTCTTGATGGCTTAGCATGAGTGAATATATTTGCATTCTCTTTCCAGTTTGAAGTGTCCAAAACAACTGGTACTGGTGGAACCACTGATGGATCAAAGGCTGGTTCTGACTTTGCTGAACATAGAAACCGCGATAAGGGTGAAGTTACTGATGATGGGTTTTCAGAAATTGAGAAGCTAATGAAGGGGAAAACATTTTCTAGGTGGCTTGTTTATAATTATACATTTTCTCTGTTTCTTGTAAATTGTAATGACTTGTCTGTTTCTGCCAAGATTAAACTTTGTCAAGAACATTATTTATAGTTGTACTCCAGccattatgaattatattggttttgatgttattaattaatgatcTGTTCTTTCATACCTGTCTGTGCACATAATCACATCTGTGTTTGTCTCTGTATCTTTTGGGGTGATCATTTAGTCAGTGCTAAGAGTTAATATCAAATATGTGATTTAACATTTATAATCTATATCCAGGGATGAAATCAATCGTCTGATGGAGATTATAAATTCAAGAGCTGTTGATGTTCCTCAAGTTGATCAAGAAAGTAAGGATTTAACCCTGTCTGCTGGAGGTGACAAGGGAGCTATAGTTGCTCAAAACCTGAGAAGGTCAACTGAAGAAAAACAGGATGATTTAAGTAAAGCTGTATTGGGGTTGGCAACCCCAATTCCCAAGCCCACTGTGAGTGAAAATCATTATAATGAACTTGTATTTTGGATTAATGGTATGTGCATGAAATGCTATTCTAGGGTTTTAATAGAATTTTAAGGGCTGGTTGTTAATCTGAAACAATGccggaaaagaaagaagataaAAGATCTAGCCTTCACACAAGGCTCAAAAGTCTTCACACAAGGTTCAAAAGTTGTCACACTTGGAGCTAGGAATTGCTTAACATAAACTCGAAAGAGAAAATAACAGCTGTAAAATTCTCATAATTTTGTTCATGAACTTTAAGAGTTTAGATGCTTAGATATTGAGATCTAATAATCCTAGTCCCTGAAGGAGTAAAAGATGCATTGGAGTGTATGCTATAATTAGAAGTAGTTATGAAATACTTGTCAagttaataatttgatcaaagATATTTGTGATGGATAAAAAAGTTTATCTGATGTTTTTTGGGAAGCTTTTGACATATTGAAAGGTGATATAAATAAGGGTTGGCCTCTTGACAGTAAAACTAAGATGAGTTACTACAGCTATTGCGCTGGTTGGGATGGGGAAGGTTGGTTTGGATGAGCCTTTTGAGAGCTGCCAACATAAAAGAGAAGTCTCTTTCCTCCCATGGATAGttgtttattagtttattatctTCCTTATGTCATccctctctgtctctctctctaaaatacACACATGGGCGCATGCTCAGAGTTGCATCTTTTTGCATGCCCAACATATATCATGTATTGTTAGGTACATTAAAATTTGATGTGCTCGTAACCCTcatatcttttcctttttttttcaatatttaaattcTATGAAACCTTGTAGCTCCGAGATGAAATTGGACcctcaccaattgaaattgcAAAAGCATACATGGGAAACCGGACATCAGAGTTAAACCTAGGTTCTAAAAGTATTATATCAAATGATGAAAGACCATCAATGCTTGGTGATGAGTTTGCATCAGAACCACTTGTTTCATTGCCTTCTCCAAAGCCATACACATGTTGGCCGGGTTCCATGGTACAGGATCAGCGTGGTTATCTAAGTCCTCATATTCAAATAGGCAGATTTGGGCTTCATAATTTTCCTAGAACCCCTTACTCCAGAACTATCTATTCAAAATCTAAATCCAAGGTGTGGAATTATaaaatgttgtttttattcCATTATGATTACATTTGATGCATTGCATGAGAGATGtttttttgtgttctttccttgCATGTAATCAGTTTGCTCATGTACAAGACGAGGGTAATGGTTTCCTGAAAAGTTCATTCTCTCCCTTGCCGCAATCACGAACTCCTGTATATGGGCAGGTAATTTTTTACGATTTATATTCCTGATTATACTTCCAATATTGTGTTAAGTTCATGTATATGCATGCGTGCATGCACACAGACATACatgtttttctatttctcGGTATGCCTGTCTCGTTTTAAGGTCGTACCATTTTCAATTTGCAATAGTGACATTGACCACTGATTGGTAATTTTAGGTGCATAATACTTAATTAAGGCTGTTACATATTGAGCAATGTACTCTCAGTGCTTCTAAGACTGATATCTTGATTATCTTAGAAGGCCAAATGGAAGGAGATGGTTAAGGACAATCAGATGAAATATGGTAGTTTCTATGGAAGGATGAAGAAGTTATGGCTTGGGCTTCAGTACATTTTACATTGAAATGTTGTGCTGAAAATTTTACTTGCAGGCTCTTTGTTGTCTCTTTTCTCATTATAAAGCAAAAATTTCTTGTTCTTTATATGGCTCGTATGGTGCCTGCAGAAAGAAGTTTTATGGTAGAGCTTAAGCTTACATTTACTAGTTTTCTGAACAAGGATTCGGGAGGAGAACAATATTTGTATAACTTAGATTTTAGCTCATGTAGAAATGCATAAACTAGGATTGCGATTTTATTTGGGAACCCTTTTCTATACAGTAAGCTCTCTTTGGGCGATTAAACTAAATTTGAACATATAGCTTTGCTCTTTTGCACCAATGAAAGAGAAGTAGCTTTACTGTTAGTAAGTCGTAAGGCTGGTTGGAGCTTCTCTTTTAATGTGATACTTAAGCAAAGCTGCATCATGAATGAAACTACTTACAGGTGAGTTGGGACTCGTTTAAGATTTTGGAATCAACTTCCTTTCtctttaaaacaaatttattgtGGCTACATTTGGATAAGGTTAGGAGAGATGAGAGGGGGGAAAATGAACCTTGAACCTTGACCTTTTATTAGAAGGGTAATACTAGTAGTTCAAGCTTGAATTATATGCtttctatttttgtatttatcaTGCTTCATCAATATGAGTTCCTGGTTACTTCTGATGCAAGGATAAGCATGTATTATGTTTTCTGATGTTGTGTTtatgtcattttatttaattaaaatgttatgtCATTGTCAGTTATCTAAATTTTATTCTGTGAACATTTAGGGAAAAAGATGTGCGATTAGGTTGGACAGCCTATAATCtgtgttttgtttttccaaaGCTGACTTATACCAAAAGCTGAATAAGAGAATATTTATCATGGTTTAGCTATTGCCTATTTGCAACTTgctttttgataaattgaacTCTTATGATCAGTACATCTATTTGACTTgacttcttttcttgttgtttgaaCACATAATTGAAGTTGAGGAGCAACATAGTGGAAGATGGCCATAGATCTGTGGGACCCATTCGCAGGAATCGAAATAAGGGCATGCAAACTCCATCCAGAGTATCTGTTTATTCTCATTCATTGTTAAATGGTCCTTCCCCAGTGGAAAATTCTAATGTTTCCACCAAAGGTCTATTTCCTTCTAGCAAGAAGACTTTGGAACCAGGAGGCACCAGTAGCTCTTCAGTTTTTCAGTCAGTAGATAGCAAGTCTGGAAGCTTTGAAATGGGCATCCCACCTGTTCATCCGCATTCCAGTCAGATGGCTAGGACAATATTGGAGCACCTTGAGCGAAATCTAGCCACTCCTAAGGAGAAGTCTGATGAGTTAAGGATAGCCACTTCGTGGAATAGATCTCAATCTTCAGATGCTAATGCTGGCATTTCAAAGGGTCACAACAGTTTGCCCTATTTAGGACTTGATTCTTCCAAAAGCAAGGATCAAATCATCAATAGAAGTCATGCACAGTGGAATGAGGACAGGGGGAACTCATTTTGTGTGGCTTCTCCAGAGAGTACCATTGAGGCTGCGAATGTGAACAAAACCACTTCTGCTTCAGGTTTAAAAGTTGGTAGCACTGTTACAATGTTTGGCAATATTGCAGGGTCTTCGCTAGATTTTGGGAAAACTCAGGATTCTCAAATCAAAACTACACACAAGGTATTTCATTCATCCTTGCATTATTGTTCCGCGAGCAAGCATGCTCTCATTAGGTCTGCGTTCTCTATTAGTGTAGCATTTTCATGCTTTAATACTGATCATTTTGCTAAGTACTTTCCAAGTAAGTATTGGGTGTAATGTTACTAGAATATGtcttaacatttaaattacaGGCTCTCAGGATctttaaaaggaaatttaACCTATTTCCCCCTAATTTTTCAGAGATATTATAAAGaagataataaattttttatcaccAAGTGCACTATGGTAAATATATTGATACCCAATTTCTTTTGTTCTGTTATCCCAACTTGtaaattgaaagaaatgtgaattttttcTATCTATTTTTTATCTCATGCTAAGGAATTAACTTCAAATCGATTGGGGTCATTGATCTTGTGATCATGATGCAGGAGCAATGTTAATCCCTACTTTGTGTCTCATCTGTCAATTTTCATAGGTTTATCAATTACTTAAATTTTAGTTCCACCTGTCACGTATTCTGTTTTTTCCCATAAGTTCATTAATGTACTTAAAAGAATGCCAAACTAATCAATTTAGTGGACAGGATCTCTTGAAGGTTGCTGATGCTGCTGTGTCTGAGGGTCTGCAAAAGCCTTCATCTAACTCTTTTGGAAATAAACCAGTTTTGGCTTCTATTTCTGTTGGCAAGCCTGAGCAAAGGTGGATGTGCACTTCGGATAACAGCTTCGGGTTCACTTTCCCTGTTTCTACATCTTCTGGCGTGTGTTCTGAGCCTCCAACACCATCCATCATGCCATCGCTATCAGGAAGCAGTCTGCATCAGCCGAAAGAGGGACATACAGTACCTTCATATAGTTTTGGCTCAAGCAGATCTACTCCTGcccttgttttttctttcccttcgACGAGCAGTGCCCCTAACCATGTTGATGCTTCAGATATTGAGTTCAACTTCAGATCTGATAGGTCATCAAGAATATCTTTCGGTTCAATAGGATCACATACCATATGCTACTGACACAGAAATGATATgtttattttcctttcctttttaattggttaagagTCAAGATTTCATCAATGGGAATCTCAATTGGTTGTATCATTGCCTTAATATAGGAGAAAGAATTGTCATAAACTGAAACCTGGATTCACTTGTAGCATTTAGCATTCATTGTTTCTTGGTTACAGCAAAGTGTATTGTTATTAGTTTTTCATAAGGTTAACGCTACCTACAAATCATCAGGTTGTAATCCTCCTTTTTAGGATAATCTGAAATTAGTAACTGGAATTATCCGGGACCAGTAAAATTACAGAACCATGTTGCTTTGCAACAAAATTTGTTATTGGCTCGTTGTGAATATGCGGTTCTCTCTTTTTGGATAGAGGACTACAAGTTTGCTTTGTTCCCATTTTTGGCTTTTCGATCTTCCTGTCTGCTCTCTGGATAAGAAAGGAAGATCACCCTGGATGATGGGAGCTGGACGTGGCACATTTCCTGTTCACACATCGCAGAATTTATGTCCCAAAAcccaaaagcaaaaaaattacCGAACAGGAATCACATGTTGTTGGGGCGTTGCTCCTATTTTCACAACAAAGAACTTATCCCTGTTGGACCCTACCTTCAAAAGATATGCACATTTGCAAGGGAAAGCAGGTGCCCCCaccttcaattttttattttttttaaaaaaatggtgTAGGAACACCAACATTCGTCTTGAGAGAGAGGGAGTCCCTCAAAACTCCAAAACTCCAAAGACAGTGAGTTGGGTGCGGGGAGTGTGTCCCTGTGCCTGTGCCCTGTTTGCGTGGGGAAGATAGAACAGGTCAGGCTTGAGAAGTGAAATGacaatgaaatgaaaatgaatgcgTTTACCAGACATGAATTTGACATTTCAGATTCTTATGTCAGAACTGCTGCAACTCTTTCCCTTTTCTAGTTTTTTACTCCCCACTAGCACCACCACCACCAACCATTGCCCCTTGTGCTATTATGGACTACTGttgtttctttctctctctctctttttcttggaTAAATAAGTAGGGTAAGAAGCAAGAAAATCCATTTGCCAGCTTGTGATCTTACTACGATCCAATTGCTGATCCCTAGGACATTCAATCATTATTACCCTTAGTTACATTTTACAATTTACATGCATTTCTTCTCTCTAGCTAGttgaatttcatattaattcaATGCTAGTTTCTTCTCTTCcgaaataatatatattctactccattttttttcttcttttctttcctttactCGTAAAAGAAACCAAACTCCCACTCCAAGTAACACTGATGGAAGTGAGAATGGAGGAAAAATAAACCGATGATTATCCCCTCCACGCATCTTTAAGTATTGTTAgttacatacatacatacatacatacatacatacatacatatatatgtatatatgtagtTTGATTTCTTTGATTATTTTAAACAAGCCTCCTCTTCTTAGTTTAGTTCTCTATCTCTACCTGGTGCTTGCTTATTCTTTCCATACAAATCTTATCTAGttaacatgaaatatatatatatatatatattggtcAACAGGATTCAAGTTAGCTTGTAAATGTCATATATTTATTGACAAGCATTATGGTTTTGAATAGACATTTTAATCATGGTCAATGCTTTCAAAACCTGtacttttttcccttttcttttgcaCACACATATATGATTCACAAGTCTGCAAGTACCATTTAAACAGTAACGttttttggtgattttatCAGGACAAATCCTTGCCCTCAATAATGATGGAGAGGATTTACAAGAACCAGAATCTAAGGAGGATTACTTTTGCCATGAATCCAGCTATTCAtggatttatatatataagaaaaacatTCATAAGCCTACCATTTCTGGTGTATACTCATGTTATgtctagatttttttttaccttttactAATCAACAAATTGGATTCGTTAAGGTTTCTTACGCAATCAAAGAGAAAAGGTGGGTGTGTTTATAGCTCCTGATTGAAAGTTTAACTTTCCCTTGAGAATAGAGCAGTGGAGACCACATTTCCACTTCACCAGCTGCTCTGATATTACATATatcaaagagagagagagagatgccCTAATTGCTGTCTCTGCCCCCTCCATTTCGTAACGATAATGATATTGttcatgaaaaaaagaaatttaatgaTTCTGATATGAAAGTAGGTTGAGCATATATCATTACACGTAAAAATTCAGTCAACAGTTTGAATGCAAAAATCAGAGAGGATGGAGCAAGAGCAATACATTTGCAAAAGCGTTTGGTCTATACCTTTAGTGCTTTTTATTGGAGATTCTTTGGATGTTGAGATGAAATGCCATGGAGCAAAATGGTGGTCCAAATTCTACTTTCCACAGGGGTTATGGCTTGTGAGTTGTACTCTATGCTTGGACAGACAAAGACTTTTCTTAGatatttacttttaaaagaaaaaaaaaataaaaacaaaggaaGAGTAGCTTTTCTCCATTCTCTCTTTCAATAATTCAAAGCAAAAACGGAACTGCCCTGGTTTTTATAGAATCATGTAAGTTGCTATGTGACAGCCTCAAGGAAGTAGCAAGTACTTGCCGGTAATACTTCATGCAACTTACCTTTCCCCTTCCATTCCCTTCAACTTTTTACCAGGAGGAGCTTGTTTCACTGGAATCACAGTTAATTTTCTAATTCTTAGCTAGGTTTTCTTAAGAAATGGTTTGCTTGCAAAATCCCGAGGTTTTCTAAGAACATTTATTAATTGGAAGGAAACAAATTAGTTGTGTTACAAGAAGTACAACCATAGCTCAACATTTACATAAGGCAAGAAAATCAGTATTTACTTTCATTATAATTAGAATTAGCTGAAGGAATTAATTACGAAAATACAGTGCATGacttacaaaaaaaatgaaggttTTGCCAAATATAACAGCTAGATTACTTTAGTTTCTACAGtgtttaagaaaaatttatagaaataaatgaaattgTCATACActagttattataaattttccaaaaatgtGCTTCCAACTGGGGTACTAAAGATCTTGACACAGTGACAGATTACTGCTCCATTGTCCAAGTTGTCTATACTTTGTGATGGCCTATGGCTACTGTCATAGCATGCAAATCTAGCTAGCTAAGCACATTTTACGTTGAAAATCGTGACATCCTCAGCCccctcttttaatttttctttccacATTCGctggaaaataaaaagataattctAATGGATTTTGTTTACTAATGCTCTTAAACACTctttaaaattcattaatatattattaatagtAATATTATTGTATTGAATATAATAGTTAATAGTTAATGTCATTATATTCACTGACTTAAAAGAAGATATTACTTAATATAGTAATCTTAAAAAGAGTGTCTTTAGGACACTCATTATAGCAAAATctcatgtaattttttaaataattaaatataaaaattttatgtttgtgaacaataaattatgagactccaatatttgatttagtgGTTGGGATATGATCTCTACTCAAAGAGCATGTTTCGCATCTCACttcttcaaataaaaaaaaaacaaattatgtGATTTCAACTTGTATGTGAAACAATGCATATTAATTACTCATTTTAaccaaataatatatatatatatccaagtaatttatgagaaaataagtaataaataatattaaaaaataagagaaaaaataaaaaataaaaaaaatcttgtattttattttaattcataGCAGAGGTTAATTAAacattttcacattttttcCCTACAGTGCATTAATTTCAATAAGCAGAACTAGGAAGTTATATCactttgatttattattttatttaattttttaataattttgagaAAGTAAAAAGCCAGAGctaaaaacaacaaacacagatttaatttattttaatattatttttaatcatatataaTAGAGCTCGATTAAACTTTCACAGTTATTTTCCTCACAGAGAACCAATCTTAGGGTGtacaattatttttcttatagaGCATTGATCTTAGGATTCACTTCCAGTACATATGTTTTATGTACTATTAGTGAACCAAATGTTACcattttgttaataaataaatttaaaagttataagAACCCTcacaaataaatattcataattttaaaaatatttattttgaaatatttttgaatatttatctttacatatttataatattgcACTATGGCTAAATGATGGTGAACAAATACTATACCCTGacaatacatcaaataaaACCCTTAATCTTAGTAAGCACAGCTAAGAAGTTAGACATTGTAAAGTAATTTACTAATTATATGATAACTGAGCCAAATGCAAGTATGTTTTCTTCTAAGGAGTATCTTATgattaacatatttttttaattgtattcAACTTAATGAGAAAAgagtgtgtgtatatatatatataattggcACATGTATGGATGTTAAAACAGTCATGCATGAAGAAcattattgaataaaattaaccaTGCAAGATTTCAAGTACTCTGATTACTAATTCTCTGATATCAGGAAGAAGATAAATGAGTGCCAGTGCAGGCTAATTAATAAACAGCAAAGTGGAATTTATTTTTAGcgattatatatatgataagTTCACTTAAAAGGTGGATCATGAGATGAAGACAACAAAGCAAGTAGCTCACTTCAAGTGAATAGCATATTCTAAACAAcagaagacaaaataaaacTAAGGATATAAATTCATGTCCTCAAAAACACATTGGATCAATACTTTCTTTACTTCAACCATAGCCTTCACTCCAGAAGTTCTTCAACCTTAAACATAATCACTTGTTCAGCAGTGCAGTCCTTGACATGAGATGTTTCTCAGAGGCCTATGCAAAATGGAGTTCAATTCAAtaaatgaatttaattaaGCAGGAATTAGAAAGAATTGTAAATAAGTAAGTTAATCAGAGTTCTCCATTGCTAATCTCAAATCATTCCCATTTATTGGCTGTTGAATTTAATTACTCGGTACGCCttcattaaaacaaaataagaaaagggTTCTTCAATTGGCTAAAAGAGAGAAGCTTGACAGTTATTAAGGCCCAAACAAAACACCTTGACATTTTATGCTTGATTATAATTCTTTTCTGATTATATGCTAATCTTTCTCAAATTCCCATTAGGAAGGTGTTGAAGGATCATTTTGAAGTATTATTTTCATAGTTATACAAATAGAGATGCTGTGTAGTGTAATGTGTATAGCAGCTGTTTTACAAAAGAATTCATCTCTACCTTAAGCAAGAAAAACGAAAGCTAGATTTTGTTTTAAACTTTCCTTGTTTGTGAAGAGAAACTGTGCTATACATATACTTACATCATCCAgcttattttgattgttggttTCCAGCATCAGCCCAAAATGTATATGAGGGAAGTGCGCCCACTAGGAACAAAAAGAGGTGCTcaataacaaaaaagattTGATATGAAATCTTAAAAGTCTGCCTTCTGATCAATTGTTTGCAGCCTTGGTGAACTTACATTCTTAGCAGCAGTGCTGAATGCTTCCCTGTGGCTGATATCAGGGTTGTTGGCCTTGATCCTTTGAATCTCCTCCCTGCATTAATTTCACAGTTTTTAGTATAATTGGTAATAAAATGGTAAAGCTGCAATCATAGAAATGATGTCCAGATGTTAATGAAATTCATTACGGTTTTCTTACTTTATGAACTGATTGTATGCAGAAGGTACTCGCGGCCTCTTCTCGGGAGCTGAAAATGACAATaacaataatttaataatgaatttatatatgaacttaaaattaatttcgGAGGAACTGTAATAAATATACAGGAGCGTCCACGCACATAAATacagagagaagaaaagagaaagtgaTGAGGAAGGAATAATGTCTAAATGCTCATTATCTAAGAAAGATGTGATTAACTTACGTCGATTCACTACCCTTTCTTCAGTGACATTGTTAGCAGGAGCTCGCATTGACAACTTGTTGCATTTGGAAGAGGAACCCAACTCAGTCCTGTAATCCTGTGTTGCATAATTGGGTGCCtagtaaaaattcaaaaattgtaaagaaaaaatatatcagATTCACATCATAGGACAAGTTTGAATATTGCAATCAATTCTTAAGGAAATACTCCATCAATCAAGAAAGAGATAGTCTTGTTTTCCTTCTTGGGTCCTTTTATTTTATGCTTTCGTCTTTGGTAGTTTTGTATAACTAGATAGTTGAggcaagaaaaaaataaaaagaaaagaaaagcaagaaaTCGAAGAGGTACACGTTAGAGGTAATGATAGGCGAGGAGAgaacagaaaaaaaagaaaaaagagagggaaagagaaagagataaaGCTGAGTAGATTGACATGATGTTTtgtgagagagaaaaggagCAAAACCAGCATTGAAGTGACTGAATCAGTTAGCATTGTAGCATCATTTATGATAGATAGTGCACATAACCCAAATAGCCAATTCGCTGTAACAAGGGAAGGAAGGGCCcctaaataagtttttaaccAAAAGATATATCAGAAACCCCCTCTtctgtttccttttcttaatttgtttCCACAGTAGAAGACAAAGTTCTCGAAAGGAAATCATTAAACCTAAGAACCCTAACTTACATGTCAATCAAATCAGGTACCTAAAGCAGACCTTAgaacacaaaacaaaaaaaaaaaaaagcggCTCAGAAAGtctttgaaaacaaaagaaaaatctttagAAAATGCCTAAACCTTTAATGGTCAGGATACTACTATAGTTTATAATTATAGGCCCCCTGACGCAGTGCCGCAAAATCCAGCTCTGCGGGAAGCCAATTAAATAGGTTTTGATCATGGCTGCTGCTAGGGTTTCCAGTGACTGCAACCATTTCATAGAGcaaaatgttttgaaattcTCCATCTAAGCTCTTGGAAAAGCTTTGATTtctgtttaaaaaataaagatgttTCACTACCCCGAGAAACCCTACGTTTCAAAGGCTTGAAAGAGCCTCAAAATAGACAatattattagtataaattattCGAGCAGGGATATCACCTGAACATCTTGCCATGACAGTGACTGGAATGCAGCTGCCATGTTCACGGACCATAGATTGGTGCAGTGCCCGCATCGGACGGTCACAATATCAAACAGGCTGCTGCATGGAACGCTCACCTGCGCAATCCAATTCTCTAATA from Theobroma cacao cultivar B97-61/B2 chromosome 9, Criollo_cocoa_genome_V2, whole genome shotgun sequence harbors:
- the LOC18588778 gene encoding nuclear pore complex protein NUP1; the encoded protein is MCVLRRRERERDREETQMERTTETTPSFSMQDPGTTERGAGGKLRRQPPRRPPATPYTRQQQNQFLRSRLLSKLVDPACRLITSGATRIFPSLFSKPLTNDSLPPPEPQTDVNLDGDIQERCNGEDRTCSSIFEVSKTTGTGGTTDGSKAGSDFAEHRNRDKGEVTDDGFSEIEKLMKGKTFSRDEINRLMEIINSRAVDVPQVDQESKDLTLSAGGDKGAIVAQNLRRSTEEKQDDLSKAVLGLATPIPKPTLRDEIGPSPIEIAKAYMGNRTSELNLGSKSIISNDERPSMLGDEFASEPLVSLPSPKPYTCWPGSMVQDQRGYLSPHIQIGRFGLHNFPRTPYSRTIYSKSKSKFAHVQDEGNGFLKSSFSPLPQSRTPVYGQLRSNIVEDGHRSVGPIRRNRNKGMQTPSRVSVYSHSLLNGPSPVENSNVSTKGLFPSSKKTLEPGGTSSSSVFQSVDSKSGSFEMGIPPVHPHSSQMARTILEHLERNLATPKEKSDELRIATSWNRSQSSDANAGISKGHNSLPYLGLDSSKSKDQIINRSHAQWNEDRGNSFCVASPESTIEAANVNKTTSASGLKVGSTVTMFGNIAGSSLDFGKTQDSQIKTTHKDLLKVADAAVSEGLQKPSSNSFGNKPVLASISVGKPEQRWMCTSDNSFGFTFPVSTSSGVCSEPPTPSIMPSLSGSSLHQPKEGHTVPSYSFGSSRSTPALVFSFPSTSSAPNHVDASDIEFNFRSDRSSRISFGSIGSHTICY
- the LOC18588779 gene encoding axial regulator YABBY 5 isoform X1, which gives rise to MSSCIDVAPEQLCYIPCNFCNIVLASKKSHNAKTREREKERGKEGLRDNYSSFVMLFLVSVPCSSLFDIVTVRCGHCTNLWSVNMAAAFQSLSWQDVQAPNYATQDYRTELGSSSKCNKLSMRAPANNVTEERVVNRPPEKRPRVPSAYNQFIKEEIQRIKANNPDISHREAFSTAAKNWAHFPHIHFGLMLETNNQNKLDDASEKHLMSRTALLNK
- the LOC18588779 gene encoding axial regulator YABBY 5 isoform X2 is translated as MSSCIDVAPEQLCYIPCNFCNIVLAVSVPCSSLFDIVTVRCGHCTNLWSVNMAAAFQSLSWQDVQAPNYATQDYRTELGSSSKCNKLSMRAPANNVTEERVVNRPPEKRPRVPSAYNQFIKEEIQRIKANNPDISHREAFSTAAKNWAHFPHIHFGLMLETNNQNKLDDASEKHLMSRTALLNK